A section of the Geoalkalibacter sp. genome encodes:
- a CDS encoding MTH1187 family thiamine-binding protein, with protein MAVVEISVTPLGTGTPSVSAYVADCLKIVRESGLAYQLTPMGTILEGEIDAIFNLVRRMHESPFAAGAVRVSTLIKIDDRRDRAEHSMAGKVASVAKRL; from the coding sequence ATGGCCGTTGTTGAAATCAGCGTCACCCCCTTGGGAACCGGCACGCCCAGTGTCTCGGCCTATGTGGCCGATTGCCTGAAAATTGTCCGCGAATCGGGCCTCGCCTATCAGCTCACCCCCATGGGCACCATTCTCGAGGGCGAAATCGATGCCATCTTCAACCTGGTGCGGCGCATGCACGAGTCACCCTTTGCCGCGGGCGCGGTACGCGTTTCGACGCTGATCAAGATTGACGACCGCCGTGATCGCGCCGAGCATAGCATGGCCGGCAAGGTCGCGTCGGTGGCGAAGAGGCTCTGA